Proteins encoded by one window of bacterium:
- a CDS encoding AIR synthase family protein — protein sequence MNTLPLGKLDADFLARLLRGIPTPPEVLVGPGIGCDVAVIDLGQDELLLAKTDPITFATDAIGYYAVAVNSNDIATSGGLPRWFLVTLLLPEGATTPELVESIYGQLQDTCQRLGIALVGGHTEVTHGLDRPLLVGQMLGQVRRDELIHPDGMRPGDVLLLTKGVALEGTSLIAREQREELLQRGYEPAFLDRCANMLYDPGIMVLPEARAICGAIRPHALHDPTEGGLATAVWEMAEASQVGIRLEYEAIPFLPEAQRLCDEYDLDPLGLIASGSLLAAVAPADAEAAVAACTKAAIACTAIGRATELTEGSVLVRDGREQPLPRFDQDEIARLY from the coding sequence GTGAACACCCTCCCGCTGGGCAAACTCGACGCCGATTTCCTCGCCCGCCTCCTGCGGGGCATCCCCACTCCACCCGAAGTCCTCGTGGGTCCCGGCATCGGCTGCGATGTCGCCGTCATAGACCTCGGGCAGGACGAACTGCTGCTCGCCAAGACCGATCCCATCACCTTCGCCACCGACGCCATCGGCTACTATGCCGTGGCGGTCAACAGCAACGATATCGCCACCAGCGGCGGCCTCCCTCGCTGGTTTCTGGTGACACTGCTTCTACCCGAGGGCGCGACCACGCCGGAACTCGTCGAGAGCATCTACGGTCAACTACAGGACACCTGCCAGCGCCTCGGCATCGCTCTGGTGGGAGGTCACACCGAAGTCACCCACGGCCTCGACCGGCCGCTCCTGGTCGGCCAGATGCTCGGCCAGGTCCGCCGCGACGAACTCATTCACCCGGACGGCATGCGGCCGGGCGACGTGCTGCTCCTGACCAAGGGCGTAGCCCTCGAGGGCACCTCGCTCATCGCCCGCGAACAGCGCGAGGAACTCCTGCAGCGCGGCTACGAGCCCGCCTTCCTGGATCGCTGCGCCAACATGCTCTACGATCCCGGGATCATGGTCCTGCCGGAGGCGCGGGCGATCTGCGGGGCCATCCGCCCGCACGCCCTCCACGATCCGACCGAGGGCGGCCTCGCCACTGCCGTCTGGGAAATGGCCGAGGCCTCACAAGTCGGCATTCGCCTGGAATACGAAGCGATCCCATTCTTGCCTGAAGCCCAACGCCTCTGCGACGAGTACGATCTTGACCCACTGGGCCTGATAGCCTCGGGCTCCCTCCTCGCCGCTGTCGCGCCCGCCGACGCCGAAGCCGCCGTCGCCGCCTGCACCAAAGCCGCCATCGCCTGCACCGCCATCGGTCGAGCCACCGAGCTCACCGAGGGCAGCGTCCTGGTACGCGATGGCCGGGAGCAGCCGCTGCCGCGCTTCGATCAGGACGAGATAGCCCGCCTGTACTGA